CGGCTTCGTCTATCCCCTTTCGCTCATCGCCTTTGCCGAAACGCGAAGTCTTGTGGCCGCCGCGTTTGCCGTCGCCTTGCTTGGCTTGTGCATGGTGCAGTTCGCCGTCCGGTTTTCGTCGCTCTTGCAGACCGAGGCGAACGCCGCCGTACGCGGCCGCGTGCTCGGGCTCTACAACACCGTGCTCGTCGGTCTAGCACCGCTCGGCGCGCTTCAGGCTGGGGCCATCGCACAAGCATTTGGCGCGGGAACCGCACTCGCCGCCGGCGCGGTCGTCTGCCTTGCAGCGATCGCGATCGCGATCGCGTGGCCGCAGGCCAAGCCGATCATCGCAACGGATCAACTCTATAGGACGGCTCGCGTCGAGGAGATCACGGTCGATGTTTCGTGATCGACCGGCGATTAGGGAACGCGGACCACTCGGCCGGGCAGGCCGTTCTCTCCGATCGTGACCACGCGCGCGCCGTCCGCGTGCAGCTCGTCCTGGCCGAACTGTTTACCGTGCGGCTTGAACTGGAAGAACGTCGAAGGCGCGCTCGCATAGACGGTCTGACCGCGACGTTCTTCAAACTCCTGATGCACGTGCCCGAACAGAACAAGTCTCACATTCGGCGATGTGTCCAAGACGGCGAGCAGCGCGGGCGCATCGGATATCGTCATCGTGTCAAGCCATTCGGAGCCGACCGGCAGCGGATTGTGGTGCACTGCGACCACCGTCGGCATCTGGCCGTCTCGCGCGAGTTGGGCGCGCAGCCATTCGCGCTGTTCGTTTCCGATGCAGCCGCCGTCTTCGCCCGCGACCGAGCTGTCCAGCAGGATGAAGCGCCAACCGCATGCGTCAAAGGTCTGCGTGAACTTTTCAAATTG
The window above is part of the Candidatus Eremiobacteraceae bacterium genome. Proteins encoded here:
- a CDS encoding phosphodiesterase is translated as MEHKPYFIQISDTHLFADPGARLWNVAPDPHLDAVVQRLREVAPDPEFVLVTGDCSADGTPASYERLHEKISQLSPKAYYLPGNHDDAPFMARLLADRALAQFEKFTQTFDACGWRFILLDSSVAGEDGGCIGNEQREWLRAQLARDGQMPTVVAVHHNPLPVGSEWLDTMTISDAPALLAVLDTSPNVRLVLFGHVHQEFEERRGQTVYASAPSTFFQFKPHGKQFGQDELHADGARVVTIGENGLPGRVVRVP